From the genome of Deinococcus aerius, one region includes:
- a CDS encoding S-layer homology domain-containing protein: protein MHKSLMIASTLALSLGVASAQTSTDTTTQTTQTPATTPAQTTPATTAPATTSAATTQVPTFSDVPAGHWAKDAVDLITQRGLIQGFPDGTFRGNQNLTRYEAALIFYRLLQAGTLSSGNLSQSDLATITRGMQEVSTELAAISTRVTDLERLSAEQQARITALETRIAALGTGTGTAAGTDTAALTARIDALEAAVRNIPAGPAGPAGPAADTTALEARIAALEQRVSTGTTGTTGTTTGTTTGTTTDTTTTGTVTTTPAPTTVVIGDTTPAPEGATRGNLFAGVSVAASSGTCFIPNAGGRQVNFCTSFGGMVGSTQIIGPFGARVSVDYKPAANALSADVAATYNFNTGSNIQPYAGVGLGLTSSTARPTTANPNPTTNTTDTFVKGVVGADFQITNSLAAFAEVDGKYYLSNKGTGALQNSTTTTDRGFVPAIKAGLKFYF, encoded by the coding sequence ATGCACAAGTCCCTGATGATCGCCTCCACCCTGGCCCTGAGCCTCGGCGTCGCCAGCGCCCAGACCTCCACCGACACCACGACTCAGACCACCCAGACCCCGGCGACCACCCCCGCGCAGACCACGCCCGCGACCACGGCCCCGGCCACGACGAGCGCGGCGACCACCCAGGTCCCGACCTTCAGCGACGTGCCCGCCGGGCACTGGGCCAAGGACGCGGTGGATCTCATCACCCAGCGCGGGCTGATTCAGGGCTTCCCGGACGGCACCTTCCGCGGCAACCAGAACCTGACCCGCTACGAGGCCGCCCTGATCTTCTACCGCCTGCTCCAGGCGGGCACCCTGAGCAGCGGGAACCTCAGCCAGAGCGACCTGGCGACGATCACGCGCGGCATGCAGGAGGTCAGCACCGAGCTGGCCGCCATCAGCACCCGCGTGACCGACCTGGAGCGCTTGAGCGCCGAGCAGCAGGCCCGCATCACCGCCCTGGAGACCCGTATCGCCGCCCTGGGCACCGGGACGGGCACGGCGGCGGGCACCGACACGGCGGCCCTGACCGCCCGCATCGACGCGCTGGAGGCTGCCGTGCGGAACATCCCCGCCGGTCCCGCGGGTCCGGCAGGCCCCGCCGCCGACACCACCGCGCTGGAGGCCCGCATCGCCGCCCTGGAGCAGCGCGTGAGCACCGGCACGACCGGAACCACGGGCACGACGACCGGGACGACCACGGGCACCACCACCGACACCACGACGACCGGCACGGTGACCACGACCCCCGCGCCCACCACCGTCGTGATCGGCGACACCACGCCCGCCCCCGAGGGCGCCACGCGCGGCAACCTGTTCGCCGGTGTGAGCGTCGCCGCGAGCAGCGGCACCTGCTTCATCCCCAACGCGGGCGGCCGCCAGGTGAACTTCTGCACCAGCTTCGGCGGCATGGTCGGCAGTACCCAGATCATCGGGCCATTCGGCGCCCGCGTCTCGGTCGACTACAAGCCCGCCGCCAACGCGCTCTCGGCCGACGTGGCCGCCACCTACAACTTCAACACCGGCAGCAACATCCAGCCCTACGCTGGGGTGGGCCTGGGTCTGACGAGCAGCACGGCCCGCCCCACCACCGCCAACCCCAATCCCACCACCAACACCACCGACACCTTCGTGAAGGGCGTGGTGGGCGCCGACTTCCAGATCACCAACTCGCTCGCCGCCTTCGCCGAGGTGGACGGCAAGTACTACCTCAGCAACAAGGGCACGGGCGCCCTCCAGAACAGCACCACGACGACCGACCGCGGCTTTGTGCCCGCGATCAAGGCCGGTCTGAAGTTCTACTTCTGA
- a CDS encoding AraC family transcriptional regulator → MLPPMPYREFLPDPRLRGCVRLYWQVEEHHGPGEEEHRFLPERSVRLTFYAGDSWHGSPVTGELEPMPAASLFGMSLEPLRVVSRGLTRALGVDLYPWGARQLFGWSIGTASLDLLPGYGGVAREVCALVTLSDWEGARQCLEAWLLGLLAGRGREAGAGVQAAARLYGSLGTARIGTLAGELDLSPRQLERAFREEVGVPAKTLARLIRFEEVHNRLWLWPDTPLAPLAYELGFSDQAHLTREFRVLSHMTPGAFVRFSRLRAAEHPADLESRLGSLSTLALSETLTPEQARVAFVQDPSSALP, encoded by the coding sequence ATGCTGCCCCCCATGCCCTACCGGGAGTTCCTGCCCGACCCCCGCCTGCGGGGCTGCGTGCGGCTGTACTGGCAGGTCGAGGAACACCACGGGCCGGGCGAGGAGGAACACCGTTTCCTGCCAGAGCGCTCGGTGCGCCTGACCTTCTACGCGGGCGACTCCTGGCACGGCTCCCCGGTCACGGGCGAGCTGGAGCCCATGCCCGCCGCGTCCCTCTTCGGCATGAGCCTGGAGCCGCTGCGGGTCGTCTCGCGCGGCCTGACCCGCGCGCTGGGGGTGGACCTCTACCCCTGGGGCGCGCGGCAACTGTTCGGCTGGTCCATCGGGACCGCGTCGCTGGACCTGCTGCCCGGGTACGGCGGGGTGGCCCGCGAGGTCTGCGCGCTCGTCACCCTGAGTGACTGGGAGGGGGCGCGGCAGTGCCTGGAAGCCTGGCTGCTGGGCCTGCTCGCCGGTCGGGGCCGTGAGGCGGGGGCGGGGGTGCAGGCCGCCGCGCGGCTCTACGGCTCGCTGGGCACCGCGCGGATCGGGACGCTGGCCGGGGAACTGGACCTCAGCCCCCGGCAACTGGAGCGCGCCTTCCGGGAGGAGGTGGGCGTGCCCGCCAAGACGCTCGCCCGCCTGATCCGCTTCGAGGAGGTCCACAACCGCCTGTGGCTCTGGCCCGACACACCGCTCGCTCCCCTCGCCTACGAGCTAGGGTTCTCGGACCAGGCGCACCTCACCCGCGAGTTCCGGGTGCTGTCGCACATGACGCCGGGTGCGTTCGTCCGGTTCAGCCGCCTGCGCGCCGCGGAACATCCGGCGGACCTCGAATCGAGGCTGGGCAGCCTGTCCACCTTGGCCCTGAGTGAGACCCTGACCCCGGAGCAGGCCCGTGTCGCGTTTGTTCAAGACCCGTCCTCCGCCCTTCCCTAG
- a CDS encoding SIS domain-containing protein, translated as MDLLPLLERLPGSYAGPTRPEPGPYGLIGVGEGALAAHLAATLVPFTRTRGGTQFVVSSADAGDAARDYADLAEVSGAAVRRVSTGGSVGDVDVLVPGGVVTTYHAAQYLAHATGHADQAADAELLLANLRDRCAPHVEEGNPARDLAWTLWGRTPLLLAAPEADALPHAWQSLLARVGKTLAVPLLGDPLILATGAFEAQHEKGDAKVALLLGDPDPALGVAREVLESRVDEVLHVPYPEGVSPDQVGGYAAQLALWYFGAWVAAYLAERYGVDAADPPMLARAQAVLAGEGDPATLLAPQGGEDVRRTNLVRDWRGDEADEDEDYDEDLDEDEGNSEED; from the coding sequence ATGGACCTTCTCCCCCTCCTGGAACGTCTGCCCGGCAGCTATGCCGGACCCACCCGGCCCGAACCCGGCCCTTACGGATTGATCGGCGTGGGGGAAGGGGCGCTGGCCGCCCACCTCGCCGCCACGCTCGTGCCCTTCACCCGGACGCGGGGCGGCACCCAGTTCGTCGTGTCGAGCGCCGACGCGGGGGACGCCGCCCGCGACTACGCCGATCTCGCCGAGGTGTCGGGTGCGGCGGTGCGCCGAGTGAGCACCGGGGGCAGCGTAGGCGACGTGGACGTGCTCGTGCCGGGCGGGGTGGTGACGACCTACCACGCCGCCCAGTACCTCGCGCACGCGACCGGGCACGCCGACCAGGCGGCGGACGCCGAACTCCTGCTCGCCAACCTGCGTGACCGCTGCGCCCCGCATGTGGAGGAGGGCAACCCCGCCCGCGACCTGGCCTGGACCCTGTGGGGCCGCACGCCCCTGCTGCTCGCCGCACCCGAGGCCGACGCCCTCCCGCACGCCTGGCAGTCGCTCCTCGCGCGGGTGGGCAAGACGCTCGCCGTGCCCCTCCTGGGCGATCCGCTGATCCTGGCGACCGGGGCCTTCGAGGCGCAGCACGAGAAGGGCGACGCCAAGGTGGCGCTCCTGCTGGGTGACCCCGACCCGGCCCTGGGCGTCGCCCGCGAGGTGCTGGAGTCGCGGGTGGACGAGGTGCTGCACGTCCCCTACCCCGAGGGCGTCAGCCCCGACCAGGTCGGCGGGTACGCGGCCCAGCTCGCCCTGTGGTACTTCGGGGCCTGGGTGGCGGCCTACCTCGCCGAGCGGTACGGGGTGGACGCCGCCGATCCGCCCATGCTCGCCCGCGCGCAGGCCGTCCTGGCGGGCGAGGGCGACCCCGCGACCCTCCTGGCCCCCCAGGGCGGCGAGGACGTGCGCCGCACCAACCTCGTCCGCGACTGGCGGGGGGACGAAGCGGATGAGGACGAGGACTACGACGAGGACCTGGACGAGGACGAGGGGAACAGCGAGGAGGATTGA
- a CDS encoding single-stranded-DNA-specific exonuclease RecJ, protein MRTWRVSPPLAQVLHGRGLTPALLDPPLVLTPNPALREAARRIVGAIRAGRRIRIHGDYDADGVSATAILILGLREAGAEVHGFIPHRLNEGYGIHPDRVEEHAAACDLLVTVDCGVTNLEEVRSLLARGTEVIVTDHHAPGPDYPEGLVVHPHRTAGYDPDLHNLTGAGVAYHLLWAVRQELGLPEPRELAALATLGTIADVAPLIGENRALVRAGLAALAESPLPGLQALLSARRVERPSARDVAFLLAPLVNAAGRLGEAEVALRLLTTDSLHEARTLATYLESRNQDRRVLQDRMFEEALGLADPADPAIVVTKADWHAGVMGIVASKLVETFHKPVYIVAQGKGSVRSTPGISAVEGLRYSHDLLKRYGGHPGAAGFAVEEDRFPALRERLHDYVRQFPRPVPVWRLDAPLPTLGATPDLVTQAAEFEPFGTGHAPPLWHVREPLTGTRLVGKRGDSLQFQVGGLRGIKHGERDAAPGDRDLAAHLVTSEWQGRTRLELHGQALRAPARLGLDSPLVDAPPLPRLDPREAMSHLRAGASAYADGPVAAYLGDQVPGLTLVSPGAPHPGGELILYALPPEEDLARWLGQGRVAFALGPKTLAELEGSLSRHHLSAPPPNPLQGGREAGLEEAADAYRRWQWAHLYRVLDDEGWNAAVRHLLGLEGQLPVRLPELLAADD, encoded by the coding sequence ATGCGGACCTGGCGCGTCTCGCCGCCACTCGCCCAGGTGCTGCACGGGCGCGGCCTGACCCCGGCCCTCCTCGACCCGCCGCTGGTCCTCACGCCCAACCCGGCGCTGCGGGAGGCGGCGCGGCGGATCGTGGGGGCGATCCGGGCCGGGCGGCGCATCCGCATCCACGGCGACTACGACGCGGACGGGGTGAGCGCCACGGCCATCCTGATCCTGGGCCTGCGTGAGGCCGGGGCAGAGGTCCACGGCTTCATCCCCCACCGCCTGAACGAGGGCTACGGCATCCACCCTGACCGGGTGGAGGAACACGCCGCCGCCTGCGACCTCCTCGTGACGGTGGACTGCGGGGTGACCAACCTGGAGGAGGTGCGCTCGCTCCTCGCCCGGGGCACGGAAGTCATCGTAACTGACCACCACGCGCCCGGCCCGGACTACCCGGAGGGCCTGGTCGTTCACCCCCACCGGACGGCGGGCTACGACCCCGACCTGCACAACCTGACCGGCGCGGGCGTCGCCTACCACCTGCTGTGGGCCGTGCGTCAGGAACTCGGCCTGCCCGAGCCGCGCGAGCTGGCCGCCCTGGCGACGCTGGGGACCATCGCCGATGTCGCGCCCCTGATTGGGGAGAACCGGGCGCTCGTGCGGGCGGGGCTGGCGGCGCTGGCGGAGTCCCCCCTCCCCGGCCTCCAGGCGCTGCTGAGCGCCCGGCGGGTGGAGCGGCCCTCCGCACGGGACGTGGCCTTCCTGCTCGCCCCGCTGGTCAATGCGGCCGGGCGCCTGGGCGAGGCCGAGGTGGCGCTGCGGCTGCTCACGACGGACAGCCTGCACGAGGCGCGGACCCTGGCGACCTACCTGGAGTCGCGCAACCAGGACCGCCGGGTGCTGCAAGACCGCATGTTCGAGGAGGCGCTGGGGCTGGCCGATCCCGCCGACCCGGCCATCGTGGTCACCAAGGCGGACTGGCACGCGGGCGTGATGGGCATCGTGGCGAGCAAGCTGGTGGAGACCTTTCACAAGCCGGTGTACATCGTCGCGCAGGGCAAGGGGTCGGTGCGCTCCACCCCCGGCATCAGCGCGGTGGAGGGGCTGCGCTACAGCCACGACCTCCTCAAGCGGTACGGCGGGCACCCCGGGGCGGCGGGCTTCGCGGTCGAGGAGGACCGGTTCCCCGCCCTGCGCGAGCGGCTGCACGACTATGTCCGGCAGTTCCCCCGCCCGGTGCCCGTGTGGCGGCTGGACGCGCCGCTCCCGACCCTGGGGGCGACCCCCGACCTCGTGACCCAGGCGGCGGAGTTCGAGCCCTTCGGGACGGGCCACGCGCCGCCGCTGTGGCACGTGCGCGAGCCGCTGACCGGCACGCGGCTCGTCGGGAAGCGCGGCGACAGCCTGCAATTCCAGGTCGGGGGGCTGCGCGGCATCAAGCACGGGGAGCGGGACGCGGCGCCCGGCGACCGCGACCTCGCCGCGCACCTCGTGACTTCCGAGTGGCAGGGGCGCACCCGGCTGGAGCTGCACGGGCAGGCCCTGCGTGCCCCCGCCCGGTTGGGGCTGGACAGCCCGCTCGTGGACGCCCCGCCCCTGCCCCGCCTCGACCCCCGGGAGGCGATGAGCCACCTGCGCGCCGGGGCGAGCGCCTACGCCGACGGTCCCGTCGCCGCGTACCTGGGCGACCAGGTGCCCGGGCTCACGCTGGTCTCCCCCGGCGCCCCCCATCCCGGCGGCGAACTCATCCTGTATGCCCTTCCCCCCGAGGAAGACCTGGCGCGCTGGCTGGGGCAGGGCCGGGTCGCCTTCGCCCTGGGACCGAAGACCCTCGCGGAGCTGGAGGGCAGCCTCTCGCGCCATCACCTCAGCGCGCCGCCCCCCAACCCGCTGCAAGGGGGCCGCGAGGCCGGGCTGGAGGAGGCCGCCGACGCCTACCGCCGCTGGCAGTGGGCCCACCTGTACCGCGTCCTCGACGACGAGGGCTGGAACGCGGCGGTGCGCCACCTGCTGGGGCTGGAGGGGCAGCTTCCCGTGCGGCTGCCGGAACTCCTGGCCGCGGACGACTGA
- a CDS encoding enoyl-CoA hydratase/isomerase family protein, which produces MTMLDEIEFRNLQLDQHGPLAVLTVNRPGALNALNADTLNEISQALEAVIENPEVGALIITGGGDRAFVAGADISELAQLGDVYAGRELALAGQDVMHSVSSLPIPVIAAINGFALGGGLELALACDVRVASPRAKLGLPEVTLGLIPGFGGTQRLARLIGAGRALDLMLTARQVPAEEALGMGLVNYVADDPLQKAREVAEGMMRNAPIALSLVKEAVRRGLDTTLEAGLEVEADLFGLTVATKDFREGTSAFLAKRRAEFQGE; this is translated from the coding sequence ATGACGATGCTCGACGAGATCGAATTCCGCAACCTCCAGCTCGACCAGCACGGGCCGCTGGCGGTGCTCACGGTGAACCGCCCGGGGGCGCTCAACGCCCTGAACGCCGACACCCTCAACGAGATCTCGCAGGCGCTGGAGGCCGTGATCGAGAACCCCGAGGTCGGGGCGCTCATCATCACCGGGGGCGGGGACCGGGCCTTTGTGGCGGGGGCGGACATCAGCGAGCTGGCGCAGCTCGGGGACGTGTACGCGGGGCGTGAACTCGCCCTCGCCGGGCAGGACGTGATGCACTCGGTCTCCAGCCTGCCCATTCCCGTCATCGCCGCCATCAACGGTTTCGCGCTCGGCGGCGGCCTGGAACTCGCGCTCGCCTGCGACGTGCGGGTGGCCTCGCCGCGGGCCAAACTCGGGTTGCCGGAGGTCACGCTGGGCCTGATCCCCGGCTTCGGGGGCACCCAGCGCCTCGCGCGGCTGATCGGGGCGGGCCGGGCGCTCGACCTGATGCTCACGGCCCGCCAGGTGCCCGCCGAGGAGGCCCTGGGCATGGGCCTGGTGAACTACGTCGCCGACGACCCGCTGCAAAAGGCGCGCGAGGTGGCCGAGGGGATGATGAGGAACGCCCCCATCGCCCTCTCGCTCGTGAAGGAGGCGGTGCGCCGGGGCCTGGACACCACGCTGGAGGCCGGGCTGGAGGTCGAGGCGGACCTCTTCGGGCTGACGGTGGCGACGAAGGACTTCCGCGAGGGGACCTCCGCCTTCCTCGCCAAGCGCCGCGCGGAGTTCCAGGGTGAGTGA
- a CDS encoding MFS transporter: MNETLSPSASPRPPLLFMLVTAFLFAVGIGLVFPVLPYIVAVQVPDVSRQAAVIGLLGAAYALCSFFASPVLGALSDAYGRRPVLMLSLLGSGIGYLIFGIGGSLPMLFLGRIIDGLCAGGLSAIFGYVADTTPEEERGKVFGQIGATVGAGFIIGPALGGLTSHLGLGAPMFLAAGVALLNLLWGAFVLPESLRPERRQRHFDAAHLNPLRQLSGALAYPAVRRLVSVSVLFLLPFSLMQIALALLTRDTLGWGPAQTSTAFIIVGCCDIVAQGLLLPHLLRRLGERGVALLGLGMGAVGMTGLALLPVLPHAALLYLSVATFAMGEGIFNASLGALVSIAAPQDAQGRVQGGAQAFSALANVVGPLSGGQLYSRLGATPTFGAGSVLVLAALALLVGQRPGGQQAREVAG, encoded by the coding sequence ATGAACGAGACCCTTTCCCCTTCCGCTTCCCCGCGCCCGCCGCTGCTGTTCATGCTCGTCACGGCCTTCCTGTTCGCCGTGGGGATCGGGCTGGTCTTCCCGGTCCTGCCGTACATCGTGGCGGTGCAGGTGCCGGACGTGTCCCGGCAGGCGGCCGTGATCGGCCTGCTGGGCGCGGCCTACGCGCTGTGTTCCTTTTTCGCCTCGCCCGTGCTGGGGGCGCTCAGTGACGCCTACGGGCGGCGGCCCGTGCTCATGCTCAGCCTGCTGGGCTCGGGGATCGGCTACCTGATCTTCGGGATCGGGGGCAGCCTGCCCATGCTGTTTCTGGGCCGCATCATCGACGGGCTGTGCGCCGGGGGCCTGAGCGCCATCTTCGGGTACGTGGCCGACACCACCCCCGAGGAGGAGCGCGGCAAGGTCTTCGGGCAGATCGGCGCGACGGTCGGGGCGGGCTTCATCATCGGCCCGGCCCTTGGCGGCCTCACCTCGCACCTCGGGCTGGGCGCGCCCATGTTCCTGGCGGCGGGGGTGGCCCTGCTCAACCTGCTGTGGGGCGCGTTCGTCCTGCCCGAGAGCCTGAGGCCCGAGCGGCGCCAGCGGCACTTCGACGCCGCGCACCTCAACCCGCTGCGGCAGCTCTCGGGCGCGCTCGCGTACCCGGCGGTGCGGCGGCTGGTGTCGGTGAGCGTGCTGTTCCTGCTGCCCTTCTCGCTCATGCAGATTGCCCTGGCGCTGCTGACCCGCGACACGCTGGGCTGGGGTCCCGCGCAGACCAGCACCGCCTTCATCATCGTGGGTTGCTGCGACATCGTGGCGCAGGGCTTGCTGCTGCCGCACCTGCTGCGGCGGCTGGGCGAGCGCGGGGTGGCGCTGCTCGGGCTGGGCATGGGGGCGGTGGGCATGACCGGCCTGGCCCTGCTGCCCGTCCTCCCCCACGCGGCCCTGCTGTACCTCAGCGTGGCGACCTTCGCCATGGGCGAGGGCATCTTCAACGCCTCGCTGGGGGCGCTCGTCTCCATCGCCGCGCCGCAGGACGCGCAGGGCCGGGTGCAGGGCGGGGCCCAGGCGTTCAGCGCCCTGGCAAATGTGGTCGGCCCCCTGAGTGGCGGCCAGCTCTACTCGCGCCTGGGCGCCACGCCCACTTTCGGGGCGGGGTCGGTCCTCGTCCTCGCGGCCCTCGCCCTCCTCGTGGGGCAGCGGCCCGGGGGGCAACAGGCGCGGGAGGTTGCGGGCTGA
- a CDS encoding peptidylprolyl isomerase: MRRKKVVNVLLGVLALLLVVGMAYQFTPNVGSLFGNRQQGTPALKVNGQTVTAEELETVRRTNPVLGSAESGVLADDFKIYIVAQKVRQAVLTQGAKDIDVSRADVNAEVQKIREANNLTDNKAWTDALQGVGLTDAAFRQQTRDQLAVQRKVEQIQKTAPAATDAEARLYYQLNPQSFQSDARIVGREIVVNDKAKAQQLLAQVKGGADFATLARQNSTEFGDRGGALGPIENGSPRPVAQVALPSEVGTAAFALKDGGVTDVIGSGGKFYIVKVEKYLPPAVKPFEEAKADAVSAVNDQKKNAAVERWLDGLEKNAQIEVLDPNWKTENPTVASVGGQKIPYSDVVAQVVQNQQFASLLGQVPADQAAGLVNGILKPQVVETLLQGYAAPLIVQKKNIPLAGTRQELAAGLAAYGARDVQVTDADIQKFYAENRTQFETPASATVSEASFADRAKALAFRQGWNGQGSFVTAATKAGGTVSERGQVSPGTAEAPGTLGTELEAAVFTAKSLRPVGEGSLSDVVKVGNRYVVAYVTDLKRAAVQPLAQVRDQIRDQVLAQKKQEAGQTYLTSQVLALNPVNNLQKVLAAQQKRVAAAEPKTPAAQSPATPGAGSTQGSTDKGTGSSSTGSSTRGSTSGGSTGSNSATGSGNATSGGTTSGDTGDR, from the coding sequence GTGAGAAGAAAAAAGGTCGTGAACGTCCTGCTGGGCGTTCTCGCACTGCTGCTGGTGGTCGGCATGGCCTACCAGTTCACCCCCAACGTCGGCTCGCTGTTCGGAAACCGCCAGCAGGGCACACCCGCCCTGAAGGTGAACGGCCAGACCGTGACTGCCGAGGAACTCGAGACGGTGCGCCGCACCAACCCCGTGCTGGGCAGCGCCGAGTCGGGCGTGCTGGCCGACGACTTCAAGATCTACATCGTGGCCCAGAAGGTCCGGCAGGCGGTGCTGACCCAGGGCGCGAAGGACATTGACGTGAGCCGCGCGGACGTGAATGCCGAGGTGCAGAAGATCCGCGAGGCGAACAACCTCACCGACAACAAGGCCTGGACGGACGCCCTGCAAGGGGTGGGCCTGACCGACGCCGCCTTCCGCCAGCAGACCCGCGACCAGCTCGCGGTGCAGCGCAAGGTCGAGCAGATTCAGAAGACGGCCCCCGCGGCGACCGACGCCGAGGCCCGGCTGTACTACCAGCTCAACCCCCAGAGCTTCCAGTCCGACGCGCGCATCGTGGGCCGCGAGATCGTGGTGAACGACAAGGCGAAGGCGCAGCAACTCCTGGCGCAGGTCAAGGGCGGGGCAGACTTCGCCACACTCGCCCGCCAGAACAGCACCGAGTTCGGGGACCGGGGCGGCGCCCTGGGACCCATCGAGAACGGCAGCCCCCGCCCGGTGGCGCAGGTCGCCCTCCCCAGCGAGGTGGGCACCGCGGCCTTCGCGCTCAAGGACGGCGGCGTGACCGACGTGATCGGGAGCGGCGGCAAGTTCTACATCGTGAAGGTCGAGAAGTACCTGCCCCCCGCCGTGAAGCCCTTCGAGGAAGCCAAGGCCGACGCGGTGAGCGCCGTGAACGACCAGAAGAAGAACGCGGCGGTCGAGCGCTGGCTGGACGGCCTGGAAAAGAACGCCCAGATCGAGGTGCTGGACCCCAACTGGAAGACCGAGAACCCCACGGTCGCCTCGGTGGGCGGGCAGAAGATTCCGTACTCGGACGTGGTGGCGCAGGTCGTGCAAAACCAGCAGTTCGCCAGCCTGCTGGGGCAGGTCCCGGCGGACCAGGCGGCGGGGCTGGTCAACGGCATCCTCAAGCCGCAGGTCGTCGAGACGTTGCTCCAGGGCTACGCCGCGCCCCTCATCGTGCAGAAGAAGAACATCCCGCTGGCGGGCACCCGGCAGGAACTCGCCGCCGGGCTCGCCGCCTACGGGGCACGGGACGTACAGGTCACCGACGCCGACATTCAGAAGTTCTACGCCGAAAACCGCACCCAGTTCGAGACGCCCGCCAGCGCCACCGTCAGCGAGGCCAGCTTCGCGGACCGCGCCAAGGCCCTCGCCTTCCGCCAGGGCTGGAACGGGCAGGGCAGCTTCGTCACCGCCGCGACAAAGGCGGGCGGCACGGTCAGCGAGCGCGGCCAGGTCTCGCCCGGCACGGCGGAGGCCCCCGGCACCCTGGGCACCGAACTGGAAGCCGCCGTCTTCACCGCCAAGAGCCTGCGCCCGGTCGGCGAGGGTAGCCTGAGCGACGTGGTGAAGGTGGGCAACCGCTACGTCGTCGCCTACGTCACCGACCTCAAGCGCGCCGCCGTGCAGCCCCTCGCCCAGGTGCGCGACCAGATTCGCGACCAGGTCCTCGCCCAGAAGAAGCAGGAGGCCGGGCAGACCTACCTGACCTCGCAGGTGCTGGCCCTGAACCCCGTCAACAACCTCCAGAAGGTCCTCGCCGCCCAGCAGAAGCGGGTCGCGGCGGCCGAGCCCAAGACTCCGGCGGCGCAGTCCCCGGCCACGCCCGGGGCGGGCAGCACGCAGGGCAGCACGGACAAGGGTACGGGCAGCAGCTCGACCGGGTCCTCCACCAGGGGCTCCACCTCGGGTGGGAGCACCGGCT
- a CDS encoding phosphorylase family protein, translating to MSQIHVRAQPGDVAEYVLLPGDPNRARHIAQTYLEGATLYTEHRQLLGFTGTYRGVRVSVQTTGMGCPSAAIVAEELARLGARTLIRVGTLGGATPEVQPADLVIATAAVPGDGTTRQLLGGAPYAPAASFEVVAAAVGAARTANVPHHVGLVMTEDAFYASTPEHARLWASRGVLGFEMEASAIFLVAAYHGIRAGCLTTCSNDIGDPQLVPDEVLAGGVDRMVRVALEAIVTLAGEGS from the coding sequence ATGAGTCAGATTCACGTCCGCGCGCAGCCGGGAGACGTTGCCGAATATGTCCTGCTGCCCGGCGACCCCAACCGGGCGCGGCACATCGCCCAGACGTACCTGGAGGGCGCCACCCTCTACACCGAGCACCGGCAATTGCTGGGCTTCACGGGCACGTACCGGGGGGTGCGCGTCAGCGTGCAGACGACCGGGATGGGCTGCCCGAGTGCGGCCATCGTGGCCGAGGAACTCGCCCGGCTGGGGGCGCGGACGCTGATCCGCGTCGGCACGCTGGGGGGCGCCACGCCGGAGGTGCAGCCCGCCGATCTCGTGATCGCCACCGCCGCCGTGCCGGGGGACGGCACCACCCGGCAACTGCTGGGCGGCGCCCCCTATGCCCCCGCCGCAAGCTTCGAGGTGGTGGCGGCGGCGGTGGGGGCGGCCCGGACGGCGAACGTCCCCCACCATGTCGGCCTCGTCATGACCGAGGACGCCTTCTACGCGAGCACGCCCGAACACGCCCGCCTGTGGGCCTCGCGCGGGGTGCTGGGCTTCGAGATGGAGGCGAGCGCCATCTTTCTCGTCGCGGCGTATCACGGCATCCGGGCAGGCTGCCTGACCACGTGCAGCAACGACATCGGTGATCCCCAGCTCGTCCCCGACGAGGTGCTGGCGGGCGGCGTGGACCGGATGGTCCGGGTGGCGCTGGAGGCCATCGTGACGCTCGCCGGGGAAGGAAGCTGA
- a CDS encoding lipopolysaccharide assembly protein LapA domain-containing protein yields MRLVGFIQVLLLLVLGAYLLLVALENPALVRLPLPLGRGELLLPVGTAVALFAALGALYAALLLLPPLWQARWRRRRDARERAALEGRLTATLQARLGSVAPAPEPAAPPARVNA; encoded by the coding sequence ATGCGACTCGTGGGGTTCATTCAGGTGCTGCTGCTGCTCGTGCTGGGCGCGTACCTGCTGCTGGTCGCGCTGGAGAACCCGGCCCTGGTGCGGCTGCCGCTGCCGCTGGGGCGGGGCGAGCTGCTGCTCCCGGTGGGCACGGCGGTCGCGCTGTTTGCCGCGTTGGGCGCCCTGTACGCGGCGCTGCTGCTGCTGCCCCCGCTGTGGCAGGCCCGCTGGCGCCGCCGCCGCGACGCCCGCGAGCGCGCGGCCCTCGAAGGCCGCCTCACCGCCACCCTCCAGGCCCGCCTGGGCAGCGTGGCCCCGGCGCCCGAACCCGCCGCTCCCCCGGCCCGGGTGAACGCGTGA